A section of the Brevundimonas sp. AJA228-03 genome encodes:
- a CDS encoding NYN domain-containing protein: MTSYPNDRLVVFIDGANLYSTARALNADLDFRKMLDGFRQQSRLIRACYYTAVIEGEEFSSIRPLVDWLGYNGFSVVTKPVRRFTDAQGHTKTKGNMDIEIAVDMLEMAPHMDHAILFSGDGDFRRVVQAVQAKGVRVTVVSTMKSQPPMIADELRRQADDYIDLADRLDDWGRPRTPSTAPTVRTFDRNEG; this comes from the coding sequence ATGACATCCTATCCGAACGACCGCCTCGTCGTCTTCATCGACGGAGCCAATCTGTATTCGACGGCCAGGGCGCTGAACGCCGATCTCGATTTCCGGAAGATGCTGGACGGCTTTCGCCAGCAGTCCCGCCTGATCCGCGCCTGTTATTACACGGCGGTGATCGAGGGCGAAGAGTTCTCGTCCATCCGGCCCCTGGTCGACTGGCTGGGCTACAACGGCTTTTCGGTCGTGACCAAGCCGGTCAGGCGCTTCACCGACGCCCAGGGTCATACGAAGACCAAGGGGAACATGGACATCGAGATCGCGGTCGACATGCTGGAGATGGCTCCGCACATGGACCACGCCATCCTGTTCTCGGGCGACGGCGACTTCCGGCGCGTGGTCCAGGCGGTACAGGCCAAGGGCGTGCGGGTCACGGTCGTCTCCACCATGAAGAGCCAGCCGCCGATGATCGCCGACGAACTGCGGCGTCAGGCCGACGACTACATCGACCTGGCCGACCGGCTGGACGACTGGGGGCGGCCGAGGACGCCCTCGACCGCGCCGACGGTGCGCACCTTCGACAGGAACGAAGGATGA
- a CDS encoding bifunctional (p)ppGpp synthetase/guanosine-3',5'-bis(diphosphate) 3'-pyrophosphohydrolase encodes MSAAKRIPVLRQFELIEAVKAYDPTADEALLNRAYVYAMKMHGSQLRASGDPYFAHPIQVAGILTDYRLDTATIVTALLHDVVEDTSATRDDIARMFGEEVAVLVEGVTKLSRLELQAEHTRQAENLRKFILAISKDVRVLLVKLADRLHNMRTLKYVKPEKRERISRETLEVYAPLGRSIGIHSIASELEELAFEHLNPTARTAIERRLEALKLEHGGATETVAGEFQRVLSEAGIEARVYGRQKTPYSIWRKLQRKSVGFSALSDIYGFRVLVEAEDDCYRALGVIHRAWPMVPERFKDFISTPKSNNYRSLHTTVVGPAGLRIEMQIRTEAMDRVAEDGVAAHWAYKNKSYGFDQEAMEREGGRDPLQNLRHLVQVIEHGEGGEDWVEHAKLEMYLDQVFVFTPKGRLITLPRGGMALDFAYSVHTEVGDTAVGVKINGELKPMRTALQNGDVVEIIRGKKREAPADWRSLTVTGRARSAIRRHIRSSERDEFYKLGKTTLEQALGRVGKSLAAVSLKSVVETLATGTEEDLFDAIGRGRLPANKVVEMLFPALKGTLNTGQERRKIADDKARMFVRGGGLTPGISIHFGACCTPVPGDRIVGILEPEKGLTVHVIDCQKLADFADDDSVWQDLQWTPQAEQGAVGMARLRATIKNAPGVLGQVATVIGEAGGNILNLKMAHRQSDFFDVDLDVEVADAKHATSIMAALRANPSVDTAERSRG; translated from the coding sequence ATGTCGGCGGCGAAACGCATTCCGGTCCTGCGCCAGTTCGAGCTGATCGAGGCGGTCAAGGCCTATGACCCCACCGCCGACGAGGCCCTGCTGAACCGGGCCTATGTCTATGCGATGAAGATGCACGGCTCGCAGCTGCGCGCCTCGGGCGATCCCTATTTCGCCCATCCGATCCAGGTCGCGGGCATCCTGACCGACTATCGGCTGGACACCGCCACCATCGTCACCGCCCTGCTGCATGATGTGGTCGAGGACACCTCGGCCACCCGCGACGACATCGCCCGCATGTTCGGCGAGGAGGTCGCGGTCCTGGTCGAGGGGGTGACCAAGCTGAGCCGGCTGGAGCTGCAGGCCGAGCACACCCGTCAGGCCGAGAACCTGCGCAAGTTCATCCTGGCGATCTCGAAGGACGTGCGCGTCCTGCTGGTGAAGCTGGCCGACCGTCTGCACAACATGCGGACGCTGAAATACGTCAAGCCCGAGAAGCGCGAGCGGATCAGCCGCGAAACCCTGGAGGTCTATGCGCCGCTGGGCCGGTCGATCGGCATCCACTCGATCGCGTCGGAGCTGGAAGAGCTGGCGTTCGAGCACCTGAACCCCACGGCCCGCACCGCCATCGAGCGGCGGCTGGAGGCGCTGAAGCTGGAGCACGGCGGGGCCACCGAGACCGTCGCCGGCGAGTTCCAGCGGGTGCTGAGCGAGGCGGGGATCGAGGCCCGCGTCTATGGCCGCCAGAAGACCCCCTATTCGATCTGGAGGAAGCTGCAGCGGAAGTCCGTGGGTTTCTCGGCCCTGTCCGACATCTATGGCTTCCGCGTGCTGGTCGAGGCCGAGGATGACTGCTACCGCGCCTTGGGCGTCATCCACCGCGCCTGGCCGATGGTGCCCGAGCGGTTCAAGGATTTCATCTCGACGCCCAAGTCGAACAACTATCGCTCCCTGCACACCACGGTGGTCGGCCCCGCCGGCCTGCGCATCGAGATGCAGATCCGCACCGAGGCCATGGACCGTGTGGCCGAGGACGGGGTGGCCGCGCACTGGGCCTACAAGAACAAGTCCTATGGCTTCGACCAGGAAGCGATGGAGCGCGAGGGCGGCCGCGACCCGCTGCAGAACCTGCGTCACCTGGTCCAGGTGATCGAGCACGGGGAGGGGGGCGAGGACTGGGTCGAACACGCCAAGCTGGAGATGTACCTGGATCAGGTCTTCGTCTTCACGCCCAAGGGGCGGCTGATCACCCTGCCGCGCGGCGGCATGGCGCTGGACTTCGCCTATTCCGTCCACACCGAGGTCGGCGACACGGCCGTGGGCGTCAAGATCAACGGCGAGCTGAAGCCGATGCGCACGGCGCTGCAGAACGGCGACGTGGTCGAGATCATCCGCGGCAAGAAGCGCGAGGCCCCGGCCGACTGGCGCAGCCTGACCGTCACGGGCCGCGCCCGGTCCGCCATTCGCCGCCATATCCGCTCGTCAGAGCGCGACGAGTTCTACAAGCTGGGCAAGACCACCCTGGAACAGGCCCTGGGCCGGGTCGGCAAGTCGCTGGCCGCCGTGTCGCTGAAGTCGGTGGTCGAGACCCTGGCCACCGGCACCGAGGAGGATCTGTTCGACGCCATCGGCCGGGGCCGCCTGCCCGCCAACAAGGTGGTCGAGATGCTGTTCCCGGCCCTGAAGGGCACGCTGAACACCGGCCAGGAACGCAGAAAGATCGCCGACGACAAGGCCCGCATGTTCGTGCGAGGCGGCGGCCTGACGCCGGGGATCAGCATCCATTTCGGGGCCTGTTGCACGCCGGTGCCGGGTGACCGGATCGTCGGCATTCTCGAGCCCGAAAAGGGTCTGACCGTCCACGTCATCGACTGCCAGAAGCTGGCCGATTTCGCCGACGACGACAGCGTCTGGCAGGACCTGCAATGGACGCCCCAGGCCGAACAGGGCGCGGTCGGCATGGCCCGCCTGCGCGCCACCATCAAGAACGCGCCCGGCGTCCTGGGTCAGGTCGCCACCGTCATCGGCGAGGCGGGGGGCAATATCCTGAACCTGAAGATGGCGCACCGTCAGTCCGATTTCTTCGACGTCGACCTGGACGTCGAGGTCGCCGACGCCAAACACGCCACCAGCATCATGGCCGCGCTGCGGGCCAACCCCAGCGTGGACACCGCCGAGCGGTCGCGGGGGTAG
- the rpoZ gene encoding DNA-directed RNA polymerase subunit omega, translating to MARVTVEDCIQKVPNRFGLVLLAGNRARAIANGAPLTIDRDNDKNPVVALREIADETVVPADLLETVVVALQRVDERTEAEDEAEIVGLLAEPQHMNMAEAELIRALQSDRDGGQEERY from the coding sequence ATGGCTCGCGTCACTGTCGAAGATTGCATCCAGAAGGTACCGAACCGGTTCGGCCTGGTCCTGCTGGCCGGGAACCGCGCCCGCGCGATCGCCAATGGCGCACCGCTGACCATCGATCGCGACAATGACAAGAACCCGGTCGTCGCCCTGCGCGAAATCGCCGACGAGACCGTGGTCCCCGCCGACCTGCTGGAGACTGTCGTGGTCGCCCTGCAGCGCGTCGACGAGCGCACGGAAGCCGAGGACGAGGCGGAAATCGTGGGTCTGCTGGCCGAGCCGCAGCACATGAACATGGCCGAGGCCGAGCTGATCCGCGCCCTGCAGAGCGACCGGGACGGCGGGCAGGAGGAGCGGTACTGA
- the folK gene encoding 2-amino-4-hydroxy-6-hydroxymethyldihydropteridine diphosphokinase, whose product MAISPSEISDPDTHADLVNIDGSGSLDDAVIVALGCNDKGVWSDCREALEAALARFRTEGIDVVARSSWWASQAWPDPEDPPFLNGVVMVRTAHDPHALMAALGRIEAAFGRRRTVRNAPRTLDLDLIAYGREQGDRDGLILPHPRAAERKFVMGPLAEIAPDWVHPGVGKTARALEVQASVGRDARPVG is encoded by the coding sequence ATGGCAATCTCGCCTTCTGAAATATCGGACCCGGACACCCATGCGGACCTCGTCAATATCGACGGGTCCGGGAGTCTGGACGACGCCGTCATCGTCGCCCTGGGCTGCAATGACAAGGGGGTCTGGTCCGATTGTCGCGAGGCGCTGGAGGCCGCCCTGGCCCGGTTCCGGACGGAAGGCATCGATGTGGTCGCCCGCTCGTCCTGGTGGGCGTCGCAGGCCTGGCCCGACCCGGAGGATCCGCCCTTCCTGAACGGTGTGGTGATGGTCAGGACCGCCCACGATCCGCACGCCCTGATGGCGGCGCTGGGCCGGATCGAGGCGGCGTTTGGTCGTCGCCGCACGGTGCGGAATGCGCCCCGGACGCTGGACCTCGATCTGATCGCCTATGGGCGGGAGCAGGGCGACCGCGACGGCCTGATCCTGCCGCATCCGCGCGCGGCGGAGCGGAAGTTCGTCATGGGGCCACTGGCGGAGATCGCGCCGGACTGGGTGCATCCGGGGGTGGGGAAGACGGCGAGGGCTCTGGAGGTGCAGGCTTCCGTTGGTCGAGATGCGCGGCCTGTCGGCTGA